The nucleotide sequence TTTCACTTCTTCAATTCCTAAGCCAGCTAAAACACCAATATTTCTCTCATTTATTAAAGTTCCCTTTTTTAAAATTCTCTCTCCTTTCTTTATATCACAACCTTTTCTTGAAATCTCTTCAATTCTATCAAAGCTTATAACAACCGCTTTATTTCCAACTCTTACTGTGTTTTCAATGGGAATAACATACTTTGTATTTTTTGGAACTTTTCCACCAGTAGCAACTAAAACACACTCATTTCCATTTATCTCTAAATCCTTATCATCTCCAGCAAAGACCTGTTCAATTAAAACATACTCATCTAAAATCTCTGCAACTGCATAACCATCAATATCGCTTCTATCAAATCTTGGAATATCTATATCACTTACTATATCTTCCGCCAAAACTCTTCCATAGGCATCTTCTATTTTAACATATTCAGTTTTGTTAAAATGAAATTTGCTTAAAATTTTCTCGGCTTCTTTAACTGAAATCATAACATCACCGTAATTATATTAGGTTAATTTTTGTCTAATAAATTAATTAAAATTAGTTACTAAATATTGTAAAAAAAATAAATAATAAAAGCTATGATACGCCTCCCTTAACGGGTTCGGCGTATCATCCTAAACGTTTAGCTGGCTGGACTTCCTGGCTTAATTTTTTAGTTTTTCTTTCCTTCTTTAATTTCCTTAACCTTTACAAATATCTGTCTTAAAGTGTCTTCATTACTCTTTGTGAATGGGAATGGTGAGGTTGTGAATGGTTTTGCATACAAAGTTAAGCCGTCAAATCTATAGAACGTTGCTCCACATTCCATTCCATCAATAACTCCTGGCAATACTACATCTGAAGCGTAAGGTGTAGGGCCGGGAGCTATATCTATACAAACCATCGGAATTTCATTTAAATATTTTGCACAGTCTTTTGGTGTATGTGCTACAATATCAGCGGCAACAACTAACACAGCGTCAATTTCTCTTTCTCTCAAAAGGTCAGCAAATGTGAACTCTCCTGGATTGTATCTTGGATAACCTCTTGCGAAATCTAAACCGTAAGGGTAGCCATACATGTATGAAGCAACTTGGTTGAATCCATTAACGTTACAGTGCCCTCTTAAAGCTCCAATAGCACATTTTGTATATTTGTTTAATTCCCTAACTAAAGTTAAGACACATTCAATATTTCTATGCCCACCTCTTGATGCTGGCAACCCTAAACCACCATAAATCTTTACAAATTTAGCGTTTTTCATCCACTCAACCATTTCTTCCATAACCTCAATTGGAACGCCAGTGATTTTCTCAACACTATGGTGAGGTTTTTTACCCCTCAATATTGTTAATAAGGCAGAGAACATCTCATAGTCAGTGTTTGGCTTTAACTGAACATGTAAATCTGCTAACTTTGCAGTATCTGTTTTTCTTGGGTCAACAACAACTATCTTTCTATCCTTTCTACCTCTCTCAGTCCAATAACCTCTTGCAAAGACTGAATATCTACTCATATGTCTTGGGTGTGAGTGCATCGGATTACAGCCCCAGAATATTATTAAATCAGCTCTATTTTTTACCTCACCGGCAGTACAGCCAGGAAGTCCAGCCTCTTGAACCCCCATTAAAGTAGGCCCGTGTCATATTGTTGAGTTTGAATCAACAACTCCCCCTAAGTATTCAGCCATGTGCAATCCAACAATATGGGCTTCAGCAGATGTCTCAGCTCCCATAAATAATAAAGGTCTTTTAGCATTTGCTAAAATTTCTGCTGCTTTTTCTATAGCTTCTTCCCAGCTAACTTTAACAAACTTTCCATTTTTCTTTATCATTGGTTCTCTTATTCTATGTGGGCTAACAAGC is from Methanocaldococcus bathoardescens and encodes:
- a CDS encoding formylmethanofuran dehydrogenase subunit B; amino-acid sequence: MTMKVFRGITCPVCGMACDDIEVWYDEEKQEIIVKNVCREGAPKFKELVSPHRIREPMIKKNGKFVKVSWEEAIEKAAEILANAKRPLLFMGAETSAEAHIVGLHMAEYLGGVVDSNSTIUHGPTLMGVQEAGLPGCTAGEVKNRADLIIFWGCNPMHSHPRHMSRYSVFARGYWTERGRKDRKIVVVDPRKTDTAKLADLHVQLKPNTDYEMFSALLTILRGKKPHHSVEKITGVPIEVMEEMVEWMKNAKFVKIYGGLGLPASRGGHRNIECVLTLVRELNKYTKCAIGALRGHCNVNGFNQVASYMYGYPYGLDFARGYPRYNPGEFTFADLLREREIDAVLVVAADIVAHTPKDCAKYLNEIPMVCIDIAPGPTPYASDVVLPGVIDGMECGATFYRFDGLTLYAKPFTTSPFPFTKSNEDTLRQIFVKVKEIKEGKKN